A segment of the Terribacillus aidingensis genome:
ATTTCTCGGCACGTGACTTTTTTATGAAAAATCTTCTTCCAACTATAGAAGATAAGGAAGGGATTATGTCTTTGGTTATTAACGGCGAAAAAAGTGTATTGGATGATATTTGCCAACATTGGTTTTTAGAACATTATTTACAAGAACGGACTTCAAATCAAGCAGTATTTTTTCTTGAAAAAGATTTGATACATACATATATACCTTATTTACTTTTACCGTACAATAAATCTATTAAAGTTATTGAGCCTATAAGTCTTAAGAAAAGACTAATTGAAGTTCTGTCGGAATTAATAAGATTTCATCAAGTATGATAACTACCCTGACGCTAACTGTCAGGGTAGTTTTATTATAATAGCTATATCAATTGTGATTGGAGTGTTATGGGATGCAAACAAAAAAAGTTTTTCTATATGTATTTAATACCATGTCGGACTGGGAATATGGATATTTAATTGCTGAACTAAACTCAGGAAGATATTTCAGAAAAGATTTAGCGCCTCTTAAAGTAATGACAGTAGGAGATAATAAGGAATTGATTACTACTATGGGGGGACTGAGCATAAAACCAGATATTTCCCTTGATGAATGCACTTTTGAGGCTAAAGATCTTTTAATTTTACCAGGAGGTACTACTTGGAGTGAAAAAATTCATCAACCTATCTTGGAAAGAATTGGCCAAGCTTTAAAGCTTGGCACTATTGTTGCTGCAATTTGTGGTGCAACTGAGGGCCTCGCGAATATGGGATACCTAGATACTAGAAAGCATACTAGTAATAACTTAGAGTATACTAAAATGGTATGTCCTAACTATAAGGGAGAAAAGTTCTATGAGTTGGAATCTACCGTATCTGATGCGAATTTAGTTACTGCATCAGGAATAGCTCCTCTGGAATTTGCAATGGAGGTACTGAAAAAAATAGATGTTTTTACACCAGATGCATTACATTCATGGTATAACCTAAATAAGACTCATAAACCTGAATACTTCTTTCAGTTAATGAATTCAATAAATTAATGAAGTAATGAAAAGCTCAATTTCTCTATTTTGATTTGTAGAGAAGTTGGGCTTTTTAATTTGGAAATTCCTTATCGTGATAAATTCGCATTTCCTGACGCTACCCCAAAGTATTTTTTGCGTTACTGAGCGAATATCTTGTATGCTCCCCATCACTTTCCCTAAAATAAATAGGAGAAGAGCAGAGAAGAGGTGGGCGCATGAAGCTTAGCGTGCTAGATCAGGCACCGATCAGGAGAGGTTCAACGCCTGAGGAGGCATTGCAGGAAAGCGTGGAATTGGCTCTGCATGCGGAAAGATTAGGTTATGAGCGTTACTGGTTTGCGGAGCATCATAATACAAATGGTTTAGTGAGCGTCGCACCTGAAATCATGGCAACGCGGATTGCCAGTGCGACAAATACAATAAAAGTAGGAACAGGCGGCGTGCTGCTGCCGCAGTACAGCCCGCTGAAAGTGGCGGAAACATTTCATACAATAGCTGGACTTTTTCCAGGTCGAGTCGATCTTGGAGTTGGGCGTTCGCCTGGCGGAACGGAACAGACCCGGAGTGCTTTAGCAGATGGAGCAGAAAACGGGATGGGCGAATTCCCCAGAAAGCTTGCGGAGCTGCAAGGTTTCCTTTATAATTCCCTCCCGCGCGAGCATCCTTATCGTTCGGTAAAAGCTTCCCCGCGTGTCAGCGAACCGGCACCGCTATGGGTGCTTGGTTTGTCAGAGGGAAGTGCCAAGCGAGCAGGTGAATTGGGTATCGGCTATGTTTTTGGTCATTTCATCAGTCCTGCTAAGCCTAATGCTATGCCTGTATATAAGGATGCATTCCGTCCGTCTGTCACGAGGGAAAAGCCATATGGCATCGTTTGTATATTTGTCGTATGTGCTGAAACAGAAGAAAAGGCGGAAGAGTTAGCCGAGAGTCAGGATCACTGGCTGCTGAGTGTCGGGAAAGGACGCGATACACAAGTACCATCTCCGGAACTCATTAACAAACGCCAGCTGACAGAAGAGGATAAAGAAACAATCCGGCAAAACCGCAAGCGTTGTGTCATCGGAACTCCAGAAAAGGTAAGGAAAGAACTTGAAAGGCTGAAAGAGCAATATGAGGCGGATGAGTTCATGTTGATTACAAATATCTACGATAAAGAAGCTAAATGGAAATCATATGAACTTATCAAACGAGAGGTAGACCATAATATTATTATGTAAACTAAATGTTTTAAAAAAGGAGCGAATAACTCGCTCCTGTTATTTATTCCAATGTTCCTCTATGAATTCATCACGGCCAGATTTAGCACGGTCTTCCTCATATGCTTCTTTTTCTTTCTTATAAAAATCCTGATGATAGTCCTCAGCAGGATAGAAAACAGCTGCCGGCAAGATTTCCGTTACGACCGGCTGCTTGAACTTGCCGCTTTCTTCAAGTGCTTTCTTCGAGAATTGGGCTAGTTCTTCCTGCACATCATCGTGATAGAAGATAGCTGTACGGTATTGGTCACCGCGATCTTGGAACTGTCCGCCTGCATCGGTAGGGTCGATTTGCGGCCAATATAGGTCCAGTATTTGCTGATATGTTATTTTTGTAGGATCATACGTAATTTCGACAGCTTCATAATGTCCTGTCGTACCTGTTTTCACTTGTTCGTAAGTCGGATTTTCGACGTGTCCGCCTGTATAACCGGAGATGACGGATTCGACGCCGTCCCATTGATCAAAAGGCTTCACCATACACCAGAAGCATCCTCCTGCGAATGTAGCTTTGGCAAATTTTGTTGTCATAGTTAATAGCTCCTCCCTGGTGCAATATGACTTATTTTACCCTATATATAAAACTTGTACTAGTATGTTAAACTATAAGGATGAAAGAAAAAAGGAGACAGTGAAACTTGTTATGAAAAATCATATTTTACTAATAGACGGCATGGCGATTTTGTTCCGCGCATTTCATGCTACTGCTTACCGAAATTATTTTATGATCAATTCAAAAGGTATGCCGACAAATGGCTTGCATGGCTTTATCCGTCATTTGGCTGCTGCTGTCGATCACTTTGAACCGACACATGTTGCTGCCTGCTGGGATATGGGCTCAAAGACATTCCGCAGCGAAATGCTGGACACATACAAAGGGAATCGCGAGGCACCGCCTGTTGAGCTGATTCCTCAATTTGAAGCAGTGAAGCAGGTTGCAGCTGGATATGGTATCCCGAATATCGGATTGAAAAATTACGAAGCAGATGACTGCATCGGTACATTGGCTAGCCTTTATGCGGCAGAAGGACATCAGGTTACCGTTCTGACGGGTGATCAGGATATGCTGCAGCTCGTCCGGCCGAATATCGATGTTGCGATTATGCGAAAAGGTGAAGGCAACTACGAAATATTCCAGGAAACAAGCTTTTTCGAACAAAAGGGTCTGACGCCGGCTCAGATCATCGATATGAAAGGTTTGATGGGGGATAGCTCCGATAACTATCCTGGAGTCAAAGGTATTGGTGAAAAGACGGCTATCAAGCTGCTGACTCAATATGAAAATATCGATAAGCTGCTTGAGAACCTGGAGGAACTTCCAGCAGGAGTACGGAAGAAAATCGAATCTGATATGGATAACCTGCATTTGAGCAGAAAGCTTGCTGCTATCCATTGCGAGGTTCCAATCAGCTGTGAACTTGAAGATGCTGTTTGGTCCGTAGATGAGAAGCAGAAACAGGCCATGCTTGAGGAATTTGAACTGACAAAGCTAAGCCGTTTATTGCGTGCTGCTGACCAGCTGGCAAATTAAAAAGCGATTGTGCATAACGCACAGTCGCTTTTTTCATCTGAATTGCTGTAAACGGGAAAAGAATTCCCGGACAAATTCGTAGAATAACCTTTCGGATGGCGCTACTTGTCTTTCTCGCGGCATGATGATACCGACCGATCTCCTTACTTCGGGAAACGTAATTGGAATTTTCGCAGTCATCCTGGGCGTAGCATCATAGAATGTACTTTCCGGCAAAATAGTGATGCCGATGCCGGCTGCTACGAGTCCTTTTATAGCGTCCAGATCTTCCCCTTCTGATGATACAGTCGGTACAAATCCAGCTTTTTTGCATCCATCCATCACAAGCTGGCGCAGTTTATAACCTTCAGGGAAAAGTACGAACTGCTCGCTCTGCAAATCCTTCAGATGCAGCCGCTCACGTTCTGCAAATCGGTGAGCGACTGGAACGAGCGCAGAAAAGCTCTCTGTAAACAGAATTTCTCCATCAATTCGATCGTGATCCCTCGGCACAGGGCCAATAAAAGCAATATCGATATCACCGCGGGACACTTGTTCAATTAAAAATTGATACGTTCCCTGGCGTAGCTGGAACTGGATATTCGGATAAGCTTCTTTGAATGAATAGATAACTGTCGGCAAAAGCTGCCCAGCCAAGCTCGTTGGAAAGCCGATTTTGATAGACCCGCGCTCCGGATCCAAATGTTCGTCGATTTGCTTTTTGGCATAATCGATTGCTTGCATAGCTGTTTCAATATGAGAGAGGAAGGTGCGCCCGATTTTAGTCAATTTGACATTTCTGCCTTCCCGTTCAAACAGATCCACTCCAAGTTCATCCTCTAAATTACTGATTTGCCGGCTGATGGCGGACTGTGCAACAAGTAAATATTCAGCTGCTTCAGACATATGCTCTCGCTTGGCAACCTCGATAAAATAGCGCAGTTGACGCAATTCCATGCTATAATCCTCCGATCTATCTCAAATTGAGATTGATTCTATCTAAATTATATATTGTTTCGATCAATTAGAAAACCTACAATGTTTAATAAGACAACATGTCGGTTCGAGACAGAGAGTGAGGGATTAATAATGGCATTTCATTTCCTACCAAAAGCACAAGGCTTATACCGACCGGAATTTGAGCACGACGCGTGCGGAATCGGTTTGTACGCGCATATGAAAGGTAAAGCCGCCCATTATATTGTCCAAAAAGGATTGCAGCTGCTGTGTCAGCTGGATCACCGCGGCGGGCAAGGGAGCGATCCTGCATCAGGTGACGGAGCAGGTATCATGGTGCAGCTGCCACACCGTTATTTTTCCGAAAAGACTGAATTTTCGTTACCGGAGCCTGGTTCATACGGCGTTGCCATGATTTTCTTCAACACACAGGATGCGCAGCAGGAAGAGCTGGAAAGTAAAATCAGTGCCTTTGTAGAAGCAGAAGGTCAGCACGTAATCGGCTGGCGCACGGTACCTGTCGATGACACGCACATCGGCATTATGGCGAAGGATGTAAAACCTTTCGTCCGTCAGCTTTTCGTCGGCAAAGGAGAGAACACAGAAATAGGTCTTCCATTCGAGCGTAAGCTGTACGTCATCCGCAAACAGGCGGAAAATGAAGCGAAAGAAATGCAGCAGCATCTGTATTTTGCCAGCTTTTCCAGTGAGACGATCGTCTATAAAGGAATGCTGACTTCTGTGCAAGTGGATCAGTTCTACTTGGACTTGCAGGACCCATTATTCGAAAGTGCATTTGCACTTGTACACTCCCGTTTCAGTACAAATACATTCCCAAGCTGGGAACGGGCCCATCCAAACCGCTACCTGATTCATAATGGAGAGATCAATACACTGCAAGGGAACGTCAACTGGATGCGTGCCCGCCAAAAGCAGTTAGTATCGAAAGCATTCGGCAAAGACACAGAAAAGATCCTGCCGATTCTGGATACAGACGGAAGCGATTCTTCCATCATGGATAATGCTTTTGAGTTCTTCGTGCTTGCTGGCCGTAAACCGGCTCATGCTGCGATGATGATGATTCCTGAACCATGGGATAAGAACCCCTATATGGATAAGGAAAAACGCGCTTTTTACGCTTATCATAGCACATTGATGGAACCATGGGATGGCCCGACAGCCATTTCATTTACGAATGGAAAACAAATTGGTGCGGTTCTTGACCGTAATGGTCTGCGTCCAGGACGTTATTACGTAACGAAAGATGACCATCTCATCCTATCTTCAGAGGTAGGCGTGCTTGATGTAGAAGAAGAGAACGTCCTATCGAAAGATCGTCTTAGCCCTGGCAAGATGCTTCTACTGGATATGGAGCAAGGCCGTTTGATTCCTGATGAGGAAATAAAGCAGGAAATGGCAGCAGAAGCACCTTATCAGCAGTGGCTGGATGAGAACATTGTGGAACTCCATGATCAGACTGTTTCTGACGATAGCGCTGTTGAGGACCTTATTACAAAACAAAAAGCTTTCGGTTACACATATGAAGATGTGCAGAAGTATATTGTTCCGCTTGTATCAGAAGGCAAAGACCCAATCGGGGCTATGGGGAATGACACACCGTTAGCCGTGCTGTCTGACCGCCCGCAATCATTGTTCTTTTATTTCAAGCAGCTGTTTGCTCAGGTAACGAACCCGCCGATTGATGCTTATCGGGAGCAAATCGTTACAAGCACGCTATCTTATCTTGGAAAAGAAGGCAATCTGCTGCATCCGGATGAAACGAATTGCAAACGGATCAAGTTAGCTTCACCAGTTATTACGAACAATCAGCTGGAACAACTAGTTTCTGAACCGAGCGGCAATTTCAAGCTGCAGGAAATTCATACATTGTTCGGAGAAAATCTGAAGAAGAGTATGGAACGAATTTTCCAGGAAGCAGAGGATGCGATCAGCAAAGGTGTCAGTGTACTCGTGCTGACAGATCGCCTCATGTCTGATATCTATGTTCCGATTCCAACCTTGCTTGCTGTAAGCGGCTTGCATCAGCATCTTGTACGGAAAGGTCTTCGTACGAAGGTCAGTTTGATTGCATCAGCCGGAGAAGTTCGCGAAGTGCATCATGTGGCTACGCTTCTAGGTTATGGTGCAGATGCTATTCATCCATATTTAGCATACGCAACCCTGAAGGAAAGCATTGATAATGGCGATATCGCGCTGACTTATCCGGAAGCCGTCAGACAATATGCAGCAGCAATGACTGAGGGTGTTGTCAAGGTGATGTCCAAGATGGGTATCAGTACCGTGCAAAGCTACCGCGGCGCACAAATTTTCGAAGCAGTCGGTATCAGTCATGGTGTTATTTCCAAGTACTTCACAGGAACAACATCCCAGCTTGATGGAATCGACTTAAAGACGATAGCTGAAGAAGCGAAAAAACGCCACCATGCAGCTTATAAATCAACAACCACAGCCTTGGAAACAGGCAGTGAATACCAATGGCGTAAAAACGGCGAGCATCATGCGTTCAACCCGAAAACGATCCATACGCTACAATGGGCATGCCGCCGTGATAACTATGAGCTGTTCAAGGAATACACCGAAGCTGCCGATAAAGAACGGCTCGGTTTCCTTCGTAACTTATTCGATTTCAAGAAGTCCAATCCGATTCCGATTGAAGAAGTCGAATCGGTTGAAAGCATTGTGACACGCTTCAAGACAGGTGCTATGTCATTCGGCTCGATCAGTGAAGAAGCACATGAAGCATTAGCCATCGCGATGAACCGTCTAGGCGGAAAAAGTAATAGTGGTGAGGGTGGCGAAAACGCGAAGCGCTATACGCTAGATGAAAACGGAGATTCCCGCCGAAGTGCCATCAAGCAGATTGCTTCTGGCCGTTTCGGAGTTATGAGCTCTTATCTAGTGCAGGCAAATGAGCTTCAAATCAAAGTGGCGCAAGGTGCAAAACCTGGGGAAGGCGGACAGCTGCCAGGAAAGAAAGTGTATCCATGGGTTGCAGACGTTCGAAAATCGACTCCAGGAGTTGGTTTGATTTCTCCACCTCCGCATCATGATATCTACAGCATCGAGGATCTGGCTCAGCTCATCCACGACTTAAAAAATGCGAATAGTGATGCAAGAATCAGTGTTAAATTAGTTGCCAAAGGCGGCGTCGGCACAATTGCTGCTGGTGTAGCAAAAGGTGCCGCAGATGTCATCGTCATCAGTGGTTATGACGGCGGAACAGGAGCATCACCGAAAACTAGCATCAAGCACGCTGGTCTGCCATGGGAGATCGGATTGGCGGAAGCACACCAGACACTTATGCTGAATGGTTTGCGTGACCGTGTCCGTTTGGAGACTGACGGTAAATTGATGACTGGCCGTGATGTTGTCATGGCAGCATTGCTCGGAGCAGAGGAGTACGGATTTGCAACAGCGCCATTAGTTGTTCTTGGCTGTGTTATGATGCGTGTTTGTCATATCGACACATGTCCAGTTGGTATCGCGACGCAAAACCCTGAGCTTCGTAAGAAATTCATGGGGGACCCGGATCATGTCGTAAACTTCATGACATTCATCGCACAGGAAGTTAGAGAAATCATGGCTGGGCTTGGTTTCCGCACAATGGAGGAAATGGTCGGTCGTACAGATGTACTTGAAGTTTCGGAACGAGCACAATCGCATTGGAAAGCAGGACAGCTGGATTTAAGCAGATTGCTGCATCAAATCGATGGAGCTCGGACTTACAATACGCCGCAGAACCATAAGATCGATATCGCATTGGATACGACAGATATCCTGCCGCATCTTGAAAAAGCATTATCTGGCAAGGAGCAAGTGAATCTGGAGCTTCCAATTCGCAATATCAACCGTGTAGCCGGAACACTTGCTGGCAGTGAAATCAGCAGGAAATTTGCTGAAGCAGGGCTTCCGGAAGACACTGTTAATCTGCATTTCAATGGTTCAGCTGGACAGAGCTTTGGTGCATTTACACCGAAGGGTATGACCTTGAAAGTTACGGGAGATGCCAATGACTATGTTGGTAAAGGTTTGTCCGGCGCGAAATTGATCGTCAAGAAACCAGCTGGATTCCAAGTATCCGCTGCGCAGCACGTTATTGCCGGTAATGTTGCATTGTATGGTGCGACTTCTGGTGAAGCATATATCAACGGCATGGCAGGTGAACGGTTCGCTGTCCGAAATAGTGGAGCAACAGCTGTTGTAGAAGGAATCGGGGAGCATGGCTGTGAATATATGACTGGCGGTAAGGTTGTCATACTCGGTGAGGTTGGCAAAAACTTTGCTGCGGGAATGTCGGGCGGAATTGCCTACATTCATACAGCTGACCGGGAAGCATTCAAACAGCTTTGCAATACGGAAATGATCGACTTTGAACAATTGTCTGATGAGAGAGAGATCGCAGAGCTTCGCAGCACGATTGAGAAGCATGCTGCTTACACAGATAGCGAAAAAGCATCTTTCATCCTG
Coding sequences within it:
- a CDS encoding type 1 glutamine amidotransferase family protein; this translates as MQTKKVFLYVFNTMSDWEYGYLIAELNSGRYFRKDLAPLKVMTVGDNKELITTMGGLSIKPDISLDECTFEAKDLLILPGGTTWSEKIHQPILERIGQALKLGTIVAAICGATEGLANMGYLDTRKHTSNNLEYTKMVCPNYKGEKFYELESTVSDANLVTASGIAPLEFAMEVLKKIDVFTPDALHSWYNLNKTHKPEYFFQLMNSIN
- a CDS encoding LLM class flavin-dependent oxidoreductase; translation: MKLSVLDQAPIRRGSTPEEALQESVELALHAERLGYERYWFAEHHNTNGLVSVAPEIMATRIASATNTIKVGTGGVLLPQYSPLKVAETFHTIAGLFPGRVDLGVGRSPGGTEQTRSALADGAENGMGEFPRKLAELQGFLYNSLPREHPYRSVKASPRVSEPAPLWVLGLSEGSAKRAGELGIGYVFGHFISPAKPNAMPVYKDAFRPSVTREKPYGIVCIFVVCAETEEKAEELAESQDHWLLSVGKGRDTQVPSPELINKRQLTEEDKETIRQNRKRCVIGTPEKVRKELERLKEQYEADEFMLITNIYDKEAKWKSYELIKREVDHNIIM
- the msrA gene encoding peptide-methionine (S)-S-oxide reductase MsrA, with protein sequence MTTKFAKATFAGGCFWCMVKPFDQWDGVESVISGYTGGHVENPTYEQVKTGTTGHYEAVEITYDPTKITYQQILDLYWPQIDPTDAGGQFQDRGDQYRTAIFYHDDVQEELAQFSKKALEESGKFKQPVVTEILPAAVFYPAEDYHQDFYKKEKEAYEEDRAKSGRDEFIEEHWNK
- a CDS encoding 5'-3' exonuclease H3TH domain-containing protein, which codes for MKNHILLIDGMAILFRAFHATAYRNYFMINSKGMPTNGLHGFIRHLAAAVDHFEPTHVAACWDMGSKTFRSEMLDTYKGNREAPPVELIPQFEAVKQVAAGYGIPNIGLKNYEADDCIGTLASLYAAEGHQVTVLTGDQDMLQLVRPNIDVAIMRKGEGNYEIFQETSFFEQKGLTPAQIIDMKGLMGDSSDNYPGVKGIGEKTAIKLLTQYENIDKLLENLEELPAGVRKKIESDMDNLHLSRKLAAIHCEVPISCELEDAVWSVDEKQKQAMLEEFELTKLSRLLRAADQLAN
- a CDS encoding LysR substrate-binding domain-containing protein; protein product: MELRQLRYFIEVAKREHMSEAAEYLLVAQSAISRQISNLEDELGVDLFEREGRNVKLTKIGRTFLSHIETAMQAIDYAKKQIDEHLDPERGSIKIGFPTSLAGQLLPTVIYSFKEAYPNIQFQLRQGTYQFLIEQVSRGDIDIAFIGPVPRDHDRIDGEILFTESFSALVPVAHRFAERERLHLKDLQSEQFVLFPEGYKLRQLVMDGCKKAGFVPTVSSEGEDLDAIKGLVAAGIGITILPESTFYDATPRMTAKIPITFPEVRRSVGIIMPRERQVAPSERLFYEFVREFFSRLQQFR
- the gltB gene encoding glutamate synthase large subunit — protein: MAFHFLPKAQGLYRPEFEHDACGIGLYAHMKGKAAHYIVQKGLQLLCQLDHRGGQGSDPASGDGAGIMVQLPHRYFSEKTEFSLPEPGSYGVAMIFFNTQDAQQEELESKISAFVEAEGQHVIGWRTVPVDDTHIGIMAKDVKPFVRQLFVGKGENTEIGLPFERKLYVIRKQAENEAKEMQQHLYFASFSSETIVYKGMLTSVQVDQFYLDLQDPLFESAFALVHSRFSTNTFPSWERAHPNRYLIHNGEINTLQGNVNWMRARQKQLVSKAFGKDTEKILPILDTDGSDSSIMDNAFEFFVLAGRKPAHAAMMMIPEPWDKNPYMDKEKRAFYAYHSTLMEPWDGPTAISFTNGKQIGAVLDRNGLRPGRYYVTKDDHLILSSEVGVLDVEEENVLSKDRLSPGKMLLLDMEQGRLIPDEEIKQEMAAEAPYQQWLDENIVELHDQTVSDDSAVEDLITKQKAFGYTYEDVQKYIVPLVSEGKDPIGAMGNDTPLAVLSDRPQSLFFYFKQLFAQVTNPPIDAYREQIVTSTLSYLGKEGNLLHPDETNCKRIKLASPVITNNQLEQLVSEPSGNFKLQEIHTLFGENLKKSMERIFQEAEDAISKGVSVLVLTDRLMSDIYVPIPTLLAVSGLHQHLVRKGLRTKVSLIASAGEVREVHHVATLLGYGADAIHPYLAYATLKESIDNGDIALTYPEAVRQYAAAMTEGVVKVMSKMGISTVQSYRGAQIFEAVGISHGVISKYFTGTTSQLDGIDLKTIAEEAKKRHHAAYKSTTTALETGSEYQWRKNGEHHAFNPKTIHTLQWACRRDNYELFKEYTEAADKERLGFLRNLFDFKKSNPIPIEEVESVESIVTRFKTGAMSFGSISEEAHEALAIAMNRLGGKSNSGEGGENAKRYTLDENGDSRRSAIKQIASGRFGVMSSYLVQANELQIKVAQGAKPGEGGQLPGKKVYPWVADVRKSTPGVGLISPPPHHDIYSIEDLAQLIHDLKNANSDARISVKLVAKGGVGTIAAGVAKGAADVIVISGYDGGTGASPKTSIKHAGLPWEIGLAEAHQTLMLNGLRDRVRLETDGKLMTGRDVVMAALLGAEEYGFATAPLVVLGCVMMRVCHIDTCPVGIATQNPELRKKFMGDPDHVVNFMTFIAQEVREIMAGLGFRTMEEMVGRTDVLEVSERAQSHWKAGQLDLSRLLHQIDGARTYNTPQNHKIDIALDTTDILPHLEKALSGKEQVNLELPIRNINRVAGTLAGSEISRKFAEAGLPEDTVNLHFNGSAGQSFGAFTPKGMTLKVTGDANDYVGKGLSGAKLIVKKPAGFQVSAAQHVIAGNVALYGATSGEAYINGMAGERFAVRNSGATAVVEGIGEHGCEYMTGGKVVILGEVGKNFAAGMSGGIAYIHTADREAFKQLCNTEMIDFEQLSDEREIAELRSTIEKHAAYTDSEKASFILENWEAELAYFVKVIPIDYRSMMHQIDAQRELGLSQEEAVMEAFVLKNQQPKPVKESEKPAAVH